A window of Bradyrhizobium sp. AZCC 1719 genomic DNA:
TCCGATGTGATCTACTTCACAGAGCCGCTCGGCTGTCCGTCGTACATCTCCGCCCATGAGCCGGCAGACCTACCCAGCCCCGTTCGATTCCGACATCAGGATCGACTACGCCTTGATCGCAATCGGCGTAGCTGCCGCCCTGTTCGCGTTCGTCTATCTGATGCTGGTTTGATCAACGCTTAAGATCAGGGCCCGAAACGCCTCCTGCCTTCGGATATGTCGGCCGAAGTCGCGGCAAGGTTCAGATTCCCCTAAGTTCTTGCCTGGCATTTTCACAAAAGCCACTCCGGTACCGCCGGACGGCGGGCTGCTTTTTGGTCCAAATCCGTCAAGGGGCCAGCTCAGGATTCACACATGGCATTGTGTGAATCGGGCATAAGGCCTACTCGGACTTTCGGATCGCCTGCACGTGGCGCTTTATCGCTGCCCCACTTCCGCAAGCGATCTGACAAAAACCAAAAACCTAAAGAACATTACAAACTATGGCTCTGACTGATTCGAATGTCCTCAAGCTCGCCCCGGACCCGGGAACTCCGGCCTACCGGAGCGCGCCGCACAATATCGAGGCGGAACAGAGTTTGCTGGGCGCCATTCTAGTCAACAATGACGCGTTCTACCGGGTTTCCGACTTCCTGGAACCGAAGCACTTCTTCGAGCCGATCCACCAAACCATTTTCGAGACCGCCGGCAGCCTGATCCGGATGGGCAAGGTCGCAACGCCCGTGACGTTGAAGACCTTCCTGCCGGCCGATACCGATCTCGGCGGCATGACGGTTGGTCAGTACCTCGCGCGTCTCGCGGCCGAGGCCACCACGATCATCAACGCGCAGGACTATGGCCGCACGGTCTACGACATGTCGCTGCGCCGTGACCTGATCCGGATCGGCGAGGACATGGTCAACGTCGCCTTCGATGCGCCGGTGGATTTTGCCCCGCGAGCGCAGATCGAGGACGCCGAGCGCCAGCTCTATGAGCTCGCCGAATCCGGCCGCTATGACGGCGGCTTCCAGCGCTTTGCACAGGCGATGAAAATCGCTCTCGACATGGCTGCCAATGCGTACCAACGCGACGGTAAGCTGTCCGGTATCTCGACTGGCCTACGTGATCTGGACTCGAAGATGGGCGGCCTGCAGCGATCCGATTTGATCATCCTGGCCGGTCGTCCCGGTATGGGCAAGACCTCGCTTGCTACCAATATTGCTTACAATATTGCTAAAGCATACCAACCGGAAACCAAGGCCGACGGCACCACGACGGCCGTCAATGGCGGCGTTGTCGGCTTCTACTCTTGCGAAATGTCGGCAGAACAGCTCGCCACGCGAATTCTCGCAGAGCAAACCCGCATCGCCTCAAGCATGATCCGCCGCGGCGGCATCAACCAGGAAGAGTTCGACAAGATTCGCGACTACACGGTCGAGCTGGAGCACTTACCGCTATATGTTGACGAGACCGGTGGCCTTTCAATTTCGCAATTGACGGCGCGCGCCCGGCGGCTAAAGCGCCAGAAGGGCCTCGACGTCATTGTGGTCGACTACATCCAGCTGCTTCAAGGCTCGGGCAAGCGCGGCAACGACAACCGCGTCCAGGAAGTCACAGAAATCACCACCAGCCTGAAGGCGCTCGCGAAAGAGCTCAATGTTCCCGTGATCGCGCTTTCACAACTTTCACGTCAAGTCGAGAATCGCGACGATAAGCATCCGCAATTGTCGGACCTGCGTGAGTCTGGTTCGATCGAGCAGGACGCAGACGTCGTGCTGTTCGTGTACCGCGAAGAATATTATCTGCAGAACAAGGAACCCAAGCTCGGCACGCCCGAGCACGAGAAGTGGAAACTCGACATGGAGCTCGCGCACGGCAAGGCCGAGGTCATCATCGCCAAGCAGCGCCACGGACCAACGGGTACGGTGCCACTACAATTTGAAGGGCAATACACTCGATTCAGTGATTTCACGGAAGAGGACAACTTGCCCTACCGCGTGCCGTAATTCTGGCTTTCAGCGCAGTTGAACCGCGGCGTTCCGCCGCGTAGAACTGTGGCATGAACGTGGCCCCTGATCCCAAGTCCATCCCGCAAGGCACCCTGCTCTCGCCCGAGGCGAACAAGGCTGCCGCGCTCGCGACCGCAACCGGCGTGCTGACGGTCGATCTCGACGCCATTATCGCCAACTGGCGCAAGCTCGAGAAGACGGCCGTGCCGGCCGAATGCGCAGCCGTCGTCAAGGCAGACGGCTATGGCTGCGGCGCCGAACAGGTCTCGCGTGCCCTCGCGAGCGCCGGCTGCAAGACGTTCTTCGTCGCCACCCTCGACGAGGCCCGCGTGGTTCGCGCCGCGGCGCCTGCGGCCGCGATCTACGTGCTCGGCGGCTTCTTCCAGAACACCGGCGACGCCTACGCCAAGTTTGATTGCAAGCCCGTCATCGGCGACCTCAACGAACTCGCCGAATGGGACGTGTTCTGTCGCCGTTCCGGCTGGTCCGGCGGCGCCGCCATTCACATCGACACTGGCATGAACCGGCTCGGCCTCACCGTCACCGAGGCGCAGGGCATCATCCCGCGCATCAATGCCGGAGATCACGGCATCACGCTCGTGATGAGCCATCTCGCCTCCGCGGAAATGCTCAACAATCCCGCCAACGCCCGGCAGCTCGCGGCCTTCCGCGAGATCGCGAGCCTGTTCTCCGGCGTCCCGGCCTCGCTGGCAAACTCGTCCGGCATCTTCCTGGGCGCCCAGTTCCAGTTCGATCTGGTGCGGCCAGGCTGCGCCCTCTATGGCATCAACCCGACGCCCGAAGCCGACAACCCGATGCAGCCGGTCGTCGAGCTGAAGGCGCGCA
This region includes:
- a CDS encoding replicative DNA helicase encodes the protein MALTDSNVLKLAPDPGTPAYRSAPHNIEAEQSLLGAILVNNDAFYRVSDFLEPKHFFEPIHQTIFETAGSLIRMGKVATPVTLKTFLPADTDLGGMTVGQYLARLAAEATTIINAQDYGRTVYDMSLRRDLIRIGEDMVNVAFDAPVDFAPRAQIEDAERQLYELAESGRYDGGFQRFAQAMKIALDMAANAYQRDGKLSGISTGLRDLDSKMGGLQRSDLIILAGRPGMGKTSLATNIAYNIAKAYQPETKADGTTTAVNGGVVGFYSCEMSAEQLATRILAEQTRIASSMIRRGGINQEEFDKIRDYTVELEHLPLYVDETGGLSISQLTARARRLKRQKGLDVIVVDYIQLLQGSGKRGNDNRVQEVTEITTSLKALAKELNVPVIALSQLSRQVENRDDKHPQLSDLRESGSIEQDADVVLFVYREEYYLQNKEPKLGTPEHEKWKLDMELAHGKAEVIIAKQRHGPTGTVPLQFEGQYTRFSDFTEEDNLPYRVP
- the alr gene encoding alanine racemase, whose amino-acid sequence is MNVAPDPKSIPQGTLLSPEANKAAALATATGVLTVDLDAIIANWRKLEKTAVPAECAAVVKADGYGCGAEQVSRALASAGCKTFFVATLDEARVVRAAAPAAAIYVLGGFFQNTGDAYAKFDCKPVIGDLNELAEWDVFCRRSGWSGGAAIHIDTGMNRLGLTVTEAQGIIPRINAGDHGITLVMSHLASAEMLNNPANARQLAAFREIASLFSGVPASLANSSGIFLGAQFQFDLVRPGCALYGINPTPEADNPMQPVVELKARIVQIRNVERGDTVGYGGTWTARRPTRIAVVSAGYADGYFRAASANDGTRGAEVIVAGKRCPIAGRISMDLTAVDVTDLDKNAVRRGHWATLMGEGITADELAHHFGTIGYEVLTSLGKRYARVYKGGNATAEPSAPPPAEVAATPT